The sequence below is a genomic window from Oscillospiraceae bacterium.
TATACCGCCAGCAGCCCCGCAAATCAACGATGGCTTCGGGAAACCTTACGCCCCGGCTTCCTCTTTCTGCCGCTTATCGGCATATTTGCGGAACACCTCATAAAGCTGCTGCTCCAGTTCCCGGCGTTTGGCCGCTTCCTGCTCCGGCGTAAACACAGGGGAGAGGTTTTCCAGCGTGATTTCCTTGTCTTGAAAAGTCACGACTTCTGTTTCCTTTTTGTATCTGATATTGTTACTTATAAAATCACCTTTCCTTTCCATAATGCTGCTGTCGTTTCAGTTCCGCCAGCACTTCCGGCGGGATACGGTCAACCAGCCGCTGCATATCGTGCAATTCGCTTTCCAGCTTTGCCCGTTCCATCGTATCTTTCATCTTGCCTTTTTCACTGGCCTTTGCCCTTGCTTCCAGCTTTTCATTTTCCGCTAACAGGTCTTTAATCGTGACCTTGTATTTTTTCAGTTGCCCGGAGAAATTCTCCATCTGCGGGAACCACTTTTTCAGCATGGAGAGGGCTTCCTCTTTTTTCTTTCCGGCATTCAGCGGGTTAATGCCGTCAAAGGCGGCTTCAATGGCTCTGGCCTGTTTGGAGAGGGAAACCGCCTGTTTGAAAAGCCGGGTGGGGATATGCTTCCGGCCTGTCTTGCTGGCACTTTCCCCACGCTCCAAGTCAGGATATTTCTCCACCATATAGGAGTGAAAGTCGTCCTGCCACTTCGTCAGGTTTGCCCGGTTGCCGATAATCTCCTTTGCACACAGGCGGTTGTCCTTTGTCAGCGGCACAAAGGTCAAATGCAGGTGGGGTGTTTTCTCGTCCATGTGTACCACCGCCGACACGATATTTTCCTGGGCTACCCGTCCAATGAGGAAGTCCGCCGCCCGCCGGAAGAACGCCTGTATCTCCTTTGGGGATTTCCCCTTGAAAAACTCCGGGCTGGCGGTTATCAGCGTATCGACGAACCGCGTGCTGTCTTTCCTCGTCCGGCATCCGGCCTGCTCGATACGGCTCTGAATGAAGTGGTAATAGCGTCCCTCCGGCTTGACGATATGGAAGTTGTATTTACTCCGGCTTGTGTCAATGTCGGGATTGCTGGCATATTGTTCTTTCTGTCTTTCGTGATGGGCTTCCAGCGGCCTTGCCGGGTTGCCCTTGTGCTTTTCAAACCGCAAAATTGCGTGTTGTGCCATTCTGCTCCTTTCCCCATTCCTTTCCTATCCGGGGTTTTCCACAGGGAAAATCCCGCCGGAATTATCTCTGATACGATAGGAATGGAATTGATATAAATAAATCATTTTAATCTTTGTATTTCTATATACCGTCCGGTTTTCGTACTTCTCAAGGGCGGTTTCCGTACTTTATGGGTACAGTTTTCAGCCCTCCGGCGTACCAGAACGGGATTTCTTGAAGTCGGTGTTTGGAACCGCTTCGTAGGATTTTGGGAAAATACGGTTGGGTTTTCCACAGCCCTGCTTCTGGATTTCCACCAGTCCGGCGTATTGCAGTTCCCGCAGGGTGTTCACCGCTTTCTGCCGCCCGCAGTGGAGCAGGTCAACCACTTCACAGATAGGGTAATACAGGAAAATCCGTCCGCAGTCATCCGCCCACCCATTCTTGCGGGATAACTCTGTCCGGCGCAGGATAAAGGCGTACAGAACCTTTGCATCGTTGGACAGGGGATTGAATATGGGGGCTTCAAAGAGTAAATTCGGGAGCCGGGTGAAGCTGAACGCCTTTTCCGGCTGATGGATATAGATGGTATTTGTCATAGTTCGTTTTGTGGACGGATAGAAGCCCGTTTTCCGGGGCGGGCGATACTTTATACCACCTGCCCCGGTTTGGGGCTTGCAAAGCCTGATAAATCAAGGCTTTTTTCGCTCCTAACTGTCCACAGCAGACCTCCTTTTCCGTTCACTTTCGGTTTTCTGCCGCCTGTGAATTCTGGCGGCACAGCCGGAGCAGTATTTTGCCCGGTTAGATTTGGGGACGAACACGCCACCGCAGACCGCACAGCGTTTCAAGTCCTTATCACGGAAAATCTCCGCTTCCAGCGTTCCGTCCAGCGGCAAGACCGCCCAGCGAAACCACTTACAGCAGACCGAGAAAGAAATTGTCTGCGGGCAGGTGCAGGTGTCCCCATCGTCAAGGACAATGCAGTTGCCGTCCTCACAGCAACAGCACTCCCGGCGTATCAAGCTGGCCGCCTGTTTCCTCTGCGCCGGTGTCATGCAGTAAAGGGAACCGTCCGGCCTGCGTTCCAGCGGCGGCAAGTCTTTATATGGGTTATCTCTCATGCGTTCCCTCCATTTTGCTTTCCGTTGCCGTTCTTCCCGAAAAGGCTTCCTGCCCCATTCCTGCGGCGTGTTCCGGCGTTGGCACGCTCCCCGCAACTTCGGGACATTTTGTCCCGAAGTCCGGCTCCTTGCGGTGCTTCCCCAGCCGAGGTATTCCTTTTCAGCCGGTCATTCTGTTTTCAAGGTGCTGTCCATCGATGAACTACCCTAAGTCTACACGAAAAAAATGCAATTCCCGGAATTTTGCGAGAATTGCATTTTGATGAAGTTTGCACTTTGGAAATTGCATTTTTGCAATCATTCTGTATAATGGAAGTATGCGGAGGAGGTGCGTATCTATGGCTTTACCCGGAACACCCGGACAGCGGATTTCCGATTTATGCAACGGGAACCACATCACACAAAAGGAACTTGCGGAGAAAATAGGCGTTTCCGCTTCCCAGTTGAGCCGCATTGTCAGCGGCGAAACGAGAACGGTCAGCAGTGATATTCTTATAGGTGTGGCAAAGGAATTTAAGGTATCGACAGACTACATACTGGGCTTGTCCACCGTGAGCGTCCGTAAAAGCTACGATATTTCTGAATTAGGCTTGTCAGAGGGAGCCGTGAGGGGGCTTGTGACGGGTGCTGTTGATGCGCAAATCCTTAACCGCCTGTTGGAACACAGGAATTTTCCCAAGCTGATAGATTTGATACGGATTTATTTTCAGGACACGGCGGCAAAGGGGATAATGGCACGAAACCAGCTTATCGAGATAGCAACGGCTTCCCTGTCCGACCTGATGAAAGAACACCCGGAACACCGGGTGGAAGCAAAGCAGGATTTACAGCTTTTGAACGCCCAGAAGATGGGGGAACATGAAGCGGAGATTGAAAAAATCAAAAATGTGTTCCTTGCTATCCTGCGGGACATTAAGAAAGACATTGACAACGGAGAACAGCCGGGGGAAGCTGTGAACGCTGCCATGTTCCAAGCCATGCGGGACGCACTGGCGGAGCAGAAACAAAACCCGCTTTCCATTGAGGATGTTACGGCGATGGTTGCAGGACAGATCGGACAGCTTGCGCCGATAGACAACGAAACTGCCGACCTGTTCCAGCAGTTAGCGAAGAAGATGATTGAGCAGGTGGGAAAGTAATCATAAAGAGTAAAGAGAAAAAAGGAAATAAAATTCTCGTTGTCCGCAAAAAGAAAGTGTGATATAATGTGGTTAGCTAAAGCTAACTATGAAGGGAGCATTGTGTATGTCTTTTTTTCAAAATACTTGTAAGCCCAAAGGGATTGGCGGCAAAATTATGGTTAATATGATGAATACCGGACATTCATCTATGGCTGAATGGGGATTTACGCATATAGAAATTAGAAATAATTACATATGTCTGGATATTGGGTGTGGCGGTGGAGCAAATGTAAAAAAGCTATTGGCAAAAACTCCATACGGCAAAGTGACTGGTATTGATTATTCAGAAATTAGTGTAATAAAATCCCAAAAAATCAATAAGGCAGAAATAGAAAATAAGCGTTGCGAAATCTTGCAAGGTAATGTAATGAAACTTCCTTTCGGAAATGAAACTTTTGATATAATTACTGCGTTTGAAACAATATATTTTTGGCCTGATATTAATGAGGCATTTAAGCAAGTATATCGAGTTTTGAAAGGCAGCGGAACTTTTATGATTTGCAACGAATCAAATGGCGAAAATTCCAAAGAAGAAAAGTGGACTAAGATTATACAAGGAATGAAAATATACAATTCTGAACAAGTCAAAAAATCTTTAGAGGGTGCTGGTTTTACAGACATAAAAATACACAAAAATGAAAAAGGCTGGCTCTGCGTAGTTTGTAAAAAAGATAAGATGTAAATTAACTATTGTTTTCTCAATAGCAAAGACAGCCGGGCCAGTCAACGGTCAAGATGAACGACGCATTTCATGCGCCGCCGTTGACAGTCCCGCCTGTCTTTGCTGATGGGCAATCAAGGCGGGAAAGCCCTAAAATGGCTTCCCGCCCATTTCAATTTTGAAAAAAGAAACGCTCCAAAATCAGAAAGAGGGCGGCCAAGCACTTCGGAGGATTGCCCGCTGTCCTTCTACTTTTCTGGGAATGTGGCCACACTTCGAGACTCTTTGTCCACAAGTCGGAGCGTAGGACGAGGGACGGGGGCTTTCATATACGCCCTGTCTGCTGATGAAACCAGACCTGCGCTTGCGGCTCCACGCCATGCAAGCACAGCCCTGTTTTCCTACCGCTTCAAATGCCCTTGCCCTCCCCGGCGGCAACGGCATTTTCACGGCAACGCCGACAGAGCGTATAACACACTACACTTTGCTTCGCAAAGTCGTGTGCCAAGGGGCAAGCCCCTTTGGAAACCCCAGACAACAAAACAGGCGGTATGCTACCCTCTCCGGGAGCATACCGCCGCTTGTTGTCAGCAGCCCGTTTCACGGTCTGCGTGTAGTTCCTTATAAACTGACCAAAGTGGAATTGTAAGTACCATATTGTATTTGCACCGAAGTATCGTAGGCAGATAATATATGGGAAGATAAAGGCAGACATAGGGAGTATTTTGCGGCGGCTGTGCGAGTATAAGGGAGTAGAGATCATAGAGGCAAATGCCTGCCCGGACCACATGCATATGCTTTTAAGCATACCGCCGAAATACAGTGTATCCCAATTCGTAGGGTATTTGAAAGGGAAAAGCAGTTTAATGATATTCGACCGGCACGCCAATTTGAAGTACAAGTATGGGAATCGAGAATTCTGGTGTACCGGGTATTATGTGGATACAGTTGGACGCAACAAGAAGGCAATCCGAGAATATATCCGAAACCAGATGCAGGAGGATATTATGAAAGACCAAATATCCATGAAGGAGTTTACCGACCCGTTTACGGGTGAGCCGGTAAGGAAGGGCAAATAAAGACAGCCCCCTTTACGGGGGCTGCCTGAGAAATTGATGCGCTCGGCAAACCTATTCATGAGCCTTGAGGCTCAGCTGGCATGAAGCCCTTTTAGGGCTTGTGCAGGCCACCCGTTTTACGGGTGGTCCTGACTATGTATGGGCCGATCCGGCTCACGACGCGCGCTCCATAAACTGCGCGGGGTCCATGCCGTAGACCTGCACCACCTCGAAGAGGGGGCTGTCCAGCAGATCCCCCACGGTGACGATGCGCCCGCCGTCGGAGTCGGTGTCGAAGCCCTGGGCCATCAGGGCGTACCACACCAGATAGGCGCACTGGGCGCCGAAGCCGCCGCCGTCCGCCTCGGGGAACTTGTCCGCGCCAAAGATGCCGCTGGTCAGGTGGTAGGGGATCCCGTCCAGGTGCGAGCGGGCGAAGTCCGCCACGGCCCGCTGCTGCTCCGGCGTAATGTCCCTGACGCGCAGGTGAATGAAGGTGGAGTAGATCTGCCAGTGCCGGGCGTCCACGGTGGCGGAGTCGGTGCCCATGAGCACGGCCTCCAGGGTCAGGCCCCGGGCCGCGTCCACCACCAGCCCGGCGTGGCCGTGCCGCCAGCCCAGGGTGTGGGTGGAGAAGGAGAGCAGCACGTCGCCGTCCTCCAGCGGGGCCATGGGGAAGCCGTAGGCCAGGCTGCCCCCGCCGTCCATGGTGTGGTCCTCCCGGGTGAACAGGCCCAGGCTCTCGCAGGAGTTCTGGGGAGGGGCGAAAAAGGCGGCCTGGGTGGCGCGGATCTGGGCCTGACCCGCCTCGCCCAGCCCCAGCAGGGCGTCCACGGCGGACGCGCCCAGGCCGGTCTGGAGGAAGAGCGTGTCGTAGTCCTCCCGGGTCAGGGCGGGCTGCTCCAGCAGGGGGGAAAGGTCCACCATGGCGTAGCCGGGGGTGAAGTAGGGCCTGCAGTGGGCGAAGAGCTGGGCGGCGGCCAGAAAGGCCAGAAAGAGCGCCGCCGCCGCGACGGGGATGAGGACGAGCCGCCTGCGGCGGCGTTTTTTACGCAGTTCAGTCAAGGGTGTGCCTCCGGTATAGGACGAGTTGATAGGTTCATAGGATTATACACCAGAAACTCTAATTTGAAAACAGGGGGCTTTCGCATGGAGAGCAGAATCGCGGAGCTGCGCTATAAGGAGATCATCAACGTCAGCGATGGGTGCCGCTTCGGCTACGTGGGTGACGTGGAGGTGGATTTGGACACCGGGAAGGTCCGCTCACTGGTGGTGCCCGGCCGCCTGCGGCTGTTCGGGCTGCTGGGCAGGGAGGAGGACCGGGTGTTCCCCTGGGAGTCGGTCAAGCGCTTCGGGGAGGACATCATCCTGGTGGAGGCGGGGGAGGGCCCCGCGCGCCGCCCGCGCCGCCGGAGGGAGTAGCGCGCATTTATAGTTGCGTGTTCCCACGCTAAAGTGTTATAATAATGGCTGCTGCATAAGCCGCAATACGGCTTATGCGCGCGGCAGCGCCGCGCAAACTCTTGAAAACGGCCGTTTTCAAGCGTTTTAGCCATTATAATAATCCCCGGTTGCCTGGCAAAGGGGTCGGGTTGGACCGTGCAGTACACTTTTGCCAGAGGAGGACGACAGACATGTGCGGAATTGTGGGTTATATCGGGCGGGAAGAGGCCGCGCCCATCCTGTTGGACGGATTGTCCAGGCTGGAGTACCGGGGGTACGATTCGGCGGGCATCGCGGTCTATTCGCCCGGGGACGGACTGAAGGTGCTCAAGGCCAAGGGCCGCCTCCAGGTGCTCTCGGACATCGTGGAGGGCGGCAAGACCGTCCGGGGCTGCGCCGGTCTGGGGCACACCCGCTGGGCCACCCACGGCAGGCCCTCGGACGTGAACTCCCACCCCCACGTCAGCGAGGACGGCCGCTTCGCGGTGGTCCACAACGGCATCATTGAAAACTACGTGGAGATCCGGGAATTTTTGCAGGAGGAGGGGATCCGCTTCGCCTCGGAGACCGACACCGAGGTGGTGGCCCAGCTCCTGGAGTACTTCTACGACGGGAACCTGCTGGACACGGTGGTCAAGGTGCTGGCGCGCATCGAGGGGGCCTACGCCCTGGGCATCATCTGCGCCGACTGCCCGGACCGGCTCATCGCCGCCCGGAAGGACAGCCCGCTGATCCTGGGCGTGGGGGAGGGCTTCCGCCTTCTGGCCTCCGACGTGACGGCGGTCATCAAGTACACCCGTGAGGTCTGCTACCTGGATGACGGGGAGATCGCCGAGCTCACCGCCGACGACATGTGGGTGTACGACAGCTACCTGCGCCCGGTGGAGAAGGAGCTCCACCACGTGGATTGGGAGATCTCGGCCGCCGAGAAGGGCGGCTACGAGCACTTCATGATCAAGGAGATTATGGAGCAGCCCAAGGCCTTCCGGGACACCGTCTTTCCCCGTATCCAGCAGGGGCGCGTGGTGCTGGACGAGCTGGACATACCGGCGCAGTATCTGCGCGGGCTGGATAAGCTATACGTCATCGCCTGCGGCTCCTCCTACCACGTGGGCGTGGCCGCCAAGTACACCCTGGAAAAGCTGCTGCGCAAGCCGGTGGAGGTGACGCTGGCCTCCGAGTTCCGCTACTGCGACCCCATCGTGACGGACAGGACCCTGGCGCTGGTCATCAGCCAGTCGGGGGAGACCATCGACACCCTGGCCGCCCTGCGGGAGGCCCGCGCGCTGGGGGCGCGGGTCCTGTCCATCGTGAACGTGGTGGGCTCCACCATCGCCCGGGAGAGCGACGACGTGCTCTACACCTGGGCCGGGCCGGAGATCGCCGTGGCCACCACCAAGGCCTACTCCACCCAGCTGGCCCTGGTCTACCTGATCGGGCTCTATTTTGCGGATTTGATGGGCAGCATCCAGCCGGCGGAGTACGGGGCAATCGTCTCCGAGCTGCTGCTGATCCCCTCCAAGCTGGAGGCCATCCTGGACAACCGCGCGGACATCCAGTACTGCGCCTCCATCTACTTCAACCACCCCTCCATCTTTTTCATCGGGCGCAACACCGACTACGCCGTGGGGCTGGAGGGCTCCCTCAAGCTCAAGGAGATCTCCTACATCCACTCGGAGGCCTACGCCGCCGGGGAGCTCAAGCACGGCACCATCTCCCTCATCGAGCCGGGCACCCTGGTGGTGGCCCTGGCCAGCTGCGCGAAGCTCTACGAAAAGACCATGAGCAACGTGGTGGAGGTCAAGAGCCGGGGGGCCGACGTGCTGGGCCTGACCACCGGGGGCCGGGCGGACGAGATGCGCAAGAGCGTGGACCACGTCATCGCCGTGCCCGACGCCCACCCCATGCTGCTGCCCTCCCTGGACGTGGTGCCCATGCAGCTGTTCGCCTACTACGTGGCGCTGATGCGGGGCTGCGACATCGACAAGCCCCGGAACCTGGCCAAATCGGTAACGGTGGAATAACAAAGGAGAAAGACCTTGAAGAAGTGCTTAACGCTGCTGCTGTCCGCCGCGCTGATCCTGGGCCTGCTGCCGGGGTGCGGCCCCGCCGCCGCCCAGCCCTCCGGAGCGCCGTCGGGGGAGGAGGTCGTGGTCAACTGCGGCCTGTCCAATCCGTGGGACTCCCTGATGCCCTACAACTCCCCCTCAGGGAGCAATTACTCCCGCATCATCTACGACAAGATCTACGACCGCCTGGCCTATGTCCACGCCGACGGCACGCTGAGTCCCCGGGCGGCCGTGAGCTGGGAGAGCGCCGACGACGGCATGGCGGTGTTGTTCCACCTGGACCGGAAGGCGGCGTTCCACGACGGCACGCCCGTGACGGCCCGGCACTGGGCGGACACCATCGCCTTGATGACCGACCCCGACTGTCCCACACTGGGCCGCTCCGCCTTCGCGGTGCTGGCCGGGACGGACGGCGACGGCAACGCCCGCCGGGGCCGCGCGCTGGGGGCGGAGGCGGTGGACGACTACACCCTCAAGCTCACCTTCAAGGCGCCCACCACGCCGGAGGACTTTTTGCTGGACAGGAACCGGGAGTACTACGTCCTGCCCACCCATCTGCTGGAGGGGGTGGCGCCGGAGGACGTGATGGCCCAGGC
It includes:
- a CDS encoding transposase, coding for MRDNPYKDLPPLERRPDGSLYCMTPAQRKQAASLIRRECCCCEDGNCIVLDDGDTCTCPQTISFSVCCKWFRWAVLPLDGTLEAEIFRDKDLKRCAVCGGVFVPKSNRAKYCSGCAARIHRRQKTESERKRRSAVDS
- a CDS encoding methyltransferase, whose product is MSFFQNTCKPKGIGGKIMVNMMNTGHSSMAEWGFTHIEIRNNYICLDIGCGGGANVKKLLAKTPYGKVTGIDYSEISVIKSQKINKAEIENKRCEILQGNVMKLPFGNETFDIITAFETIYFWPDINEAFKQVYRVLKGSGTFMICNESNGENSKEEKWTKIIQGMKIYNSEQVKKSLEGAGFTDIKIHKNEKGWLCVVCKKDKM
- the glmS gene encoding glutamine--fructose-6-phosphate aminotransferase [isomerizing], whose product is MCGIVGYIGREEAAPILLDGLSRLEYRGYDSAGIAVYSPGDGLKVLKAKGRLQVLSDIVEGGKTVRGCAGLGHTRWATHGRPSDVNSHPHVSEDGRFAVVHNGIIENYVEIREFLQEEGIRFASETDTEVVAQLLEYFYDGNLLDTVVKVLARIEGAYALGIICADCPDRLIAARKDSPLILGVGEGFRLLASDVTAVIKYTREVCYLDDGEIAELTADDMWVYDSYLRPVEKELHHVDWEISAAEKGGYEHFMIKEIMEQPKAFRDTVFPRIQQGRVVLDELDIPAQYLRGLDKLYVIACGSSYHVGVAAKYTLEKLLRKPVEVTLASEFRYCDPIVTDRTLALVISQSGETIDTLAALREARALGARVLSIVNVVGSTIARESDDVLYTWAGPEIAVATTKAYSTQLALVYLIGLYFADLMGSIQPAEYGAIVSELLLIPSKLEAILDNRADIQYCASIYFNHPSIFFIGRNTDYAVGLEGSLKLKEISYIHSEAYAAGELKHGTISLIEPGTLVVALASCAKLYEKTMSNVVEVKSRGADVLGLTTGGRADEMRKSVDHVIAVPDAHPMLLPSLDVVPMQLFAYYVALMRGCDIDKPRNLAKSVTVE